The following proteins come from a genomic window of Malus domestica chromosome 02, GDT2T_hap1:
- the LOC114823748 gene encoding E3 ubiquitin-protein ligase SPL2-like produces MPSPQQVLIFLVSKLTLSFDSPILGVALGYAAVRTLLKLSSYSSVLPKVRIAPSVKISDLRSSLAFDQSDQSTAKLAVFRGTVEAKSALDDSKWNIFKKSDVLVSRGTIDRAVIVWRTQTCVFNEWMGLFGWWDFRAYWRALWRALTDPGSSSLQMVPFILVEGGGRGKKPISDFVVVNVHRSRQLLPLTTVYQRLHPVIAPPSPISFFEALYGRDECQGGVLEEEEILRLGKEISAIGLYSFKNGVLEVKSCNDLPYFLSGMSKEQMVVDLALRTKKLFRSGIVLGSMSIGLLGYSAVRIWNRWKAWKQQRQLQQSIRASENKAETQVQEVDAEDDVPRHQLCAVCLTSRRQNAFLPCGHLLCCQPCSVLMKNHVSPKCPLCRKEILVLVRIYES; encoded by the exons ATGCCATCGCCGCAGCAAGTTTTAATCTTCCTAGTCTCCAAACTCACCCTCTCCTTCGACAGCCCCATTTTGGGCGTTGCCCTAGGGTATGCCGCCGTGCGCACCTTGCTCAAATTGAGCTCCTACTCCTCGGTCCTACCCAAGGTCCGTATCGCTCCCTCCGTAAAAATTTCTGATCTCCGGTCAAGCCTCGCGTTTGATCAATCCGACCAGTCCACTGCAAAGCTCGCTGTCTTCCGTGGCACCGTTGAAGCCAAGTCTGCCTTGGACGACAGCAAATGGAATATCTTTAAAAAGTCTGATGTACTCGTCTCTCGAGGAACAATAGATAGAGCCGTCATTGTTTGGAGAACTCAAACG TGTGTATTTAACGAATGGATGGGCCTTTTCGGATGGTGGGATTTTCGAGCGTATTGGAGAGCACTTTGGAGAGCTTTGACAGATCCAGGATCAAGCTCCTTACAAATG GTTCCTTTCATTCTTGTTGAAGGCGGTGGTCGCGGAAAAAAACCGATTTCCGATTTTGTTGTTGTAAATGTGCATAGATCAAGGCAGCTGTTACCTCTCACTACAGTTTATCAACGCTTGCACCCTGTTATCGCTCCTCCTTCTCCCATTTCATTCTTCGAGGCACTTTATGGCCGTGACGAGTGCCAA GGTGGAGTGCTCGAGGAAGAGGAGATTCTTCGTTTGGGAAAGGAAATTAGTGCTATTGGTCTCTACAGTTTCAAAAACGGAGTGCTGGAAGTCAAGTCCTGCAATGATCTTCCCTATTTTCT CTCTGGGATGTCTAAGGAACAGATGGTTGTAGATCTTGCATTACGTACAAAAAAATTGTTCCGGAGTGGTATTGTTCTTGGTTCAATGTCAATTGGCCTCCTTGGCTATTCTGCTGTCAG gATTTGGAATAGATGGAAAGCGTGGAAGCAACAAAGGCAGCTACAGCAATCAATCCGTGCTTCTGAGAACAAAGCTGAAACTCAAGTTCAAGAAGTGGATGCAGAGGATGATGTTCCAAGGCATCAGCTGTGTGCCGTCTGTCTTACGAGTAGAAGGCAGAACGCATTCCTTCCTTGTGGGCATCTGCTTTGTTGCCAACCATGTAGTGTACTGATGAAAAATCACGTTTCACCGAAGTGCCCTCTTTGTCGGAAGGAAATTCTAGTTTTGGTACGAATATATGAATCTTAG